From the Leptospira kirschneri serovar Cynopteri str. 3522 CT genome, one window contains:
- the tsaE gene encoding tRNA (adenosine(37)-N6)-threonylcarbamoyltransferase complex ATPase subunit type 1 TsaE: MELEFKNLKLDELDKPAEFLASLILKEDLHPVFLFTGVMGAGKTTFASKLVKKILPNANVNSPTYTLINEYSISKKTDLSLNFQNQNISAKNFISKEKFDQEKIQIHHFDLHRLKSPDELEDLGFEETWGKVGISIIEWWQVAKEDLDLLPLKIEVEFKIVSEYERTIIIKSTDIENFASLKNLWKKVKGNPI; this comes from the coding sequence TTGGAACTCGAATTTAAAAATCTAAAACTAGATGAACTTGATAAACCCGCCGAATTTCTTGCCTCACTGATTTTAAAGGAAGACCTTCATCCCGTTTTTTTATTTACGGGTGTTATGGGAGCCGGTAAAACTACATTTGCTTCTAAACTTGTAAAAAAAATTCTTCCGAACGCAAACGTTAATTCTCCCACTTATACCTTAATAAACGAATATTCGATTTCTAAAAAAACGGATCTAAGTTTAAATTTTCAAAATCAAAATATTTCGGCAAAAAATTTCATATCTAAAGAAAAATTCGATCAGGAAAAAATTCAAATTCATCATTTTGATCTTCACAGATTAAAATCTCCGGATGAATTAGAAGATCTAGGTTTTGAAGAAACTTGGGGAAAAGTTGGAATTTCTATAATAGAATGGTGGCAGGTCGCAAAAGAAGATTTGGATCTTTTGCCTTTAAAAATTGAAGTGGAGTTTAAAATTGTTTCTGAATATGAAAGAACTATTATAATCAAAAGTACTGATATAGAAAATTTTGCTTCTTTAAAAAATTTGTGGAAAAAAGTGAAAGGAAATCCTATATGA
- a CDS encoding beta-galactosidase encodes MIFGADYYPEQWTRKDWEEDISIMKEMGLSSVRLAEFAWAMMEPKEGKYDFSFFDHILNLIQKNGMTAILGTPTATFPPWLAKKFPDIIQERDGIQRTIGTRRQACFSSPNYRKAVVKIVTAMAKHFGNHPTVIGWQIDNEIGHEGSDIDHSQTSLKAFRIWLKNKYKTIQNLNETWGNVFWGMIFNSFEEVPIPSRPIASNFHPSLIQDFYRFHSDTIIDFVKLQARILRKFSVGRPLTTNLYPSPFLPIIDMAELAAYLDYVSWDNYPTWGEQEAPFPHPFISAMQQYNRGLKNLPFTVMEQISGFQGHDLLGYLPAPGQTKLWMKHSIIHGSNAIYFFRYRTARFGQEQLCYGILDHDKEKTERYHELQKGIQEINKYTEDFTEELFPAEVAVVHDIENARNWKHQPISTGLKFSPVPWSQVGYDIEMATWFSGMNVLNVNTHFRPASKIDFKDYKIIILPMYTMVNETVFKRLEEFVKEGGTLVLGFRTGAKDLNGWMYDSQIPGPFAEMAGVKVRKFESVGNQKVKFRFRFFPGTCSKICEILEPTTAEVWARYTDGKKFYKGSPVITANRYHKGKVIYVGSSLEPLSFVLLYRRILKEVKIPFIFYGPNVEKIFRSGRKQNYEIFINHSGKKSLAGLRILDPYEVRILSKNK; translated from the coding sequence ATGATATTCGGAGCCGATTACTACCCGGAACAATGGACTCGAAAAGATTGGGAAGAAGACATTTCTATCATGAAAGAAATGGGTTTGAGTTCGGTTCGTCTTGCAGAGTTTGCTTGGGCTATGATGGAACCTAAAGAAGGGAAGTACGATTTTTCTTTTTTTGATCACATCCTAAATTTAATCCAAAAGAACGGAATGACCGCAATTTTAGGAACCCCCACGGCGACCTTTCCTCCTTGGCTTGCTAAAAAATTTCCAGACATAATCCAAGAAAGAGACGGAATTCAAAGGACGATCGGCACGAGAAGACAGGCATGTTTTTCTTCACCTAACTATAGGAAGGCGGTTGTAAAAATTGTGACTGCAATGGCAAAACATTTTGGAAACCATCCAACGGTAATCGGTTGGCAGATCGATAACGAAATCGGACACGAAGGTTCCGATATAGACCATTCTCAAACATCTCTAAAAGCTTTTCGAATTTGGTTAAAGAACAAATACAAAACGATTCAAAACTTAAATGAAACTTGGGGAAATGTTTTTTGGGGAATGATTTTTAATTCTTTTGAAGAAGTTCCAATCCCAAGCCGCCCCATTGCGAGCAACTTTCATCCTTCTTTGATTCAGGATTTTTATCGATTTCATTCGGATACGATCATCGATTTCGTAAAACTTCAGGCACGGATTCTTAGAAAATTTTCGGTCGGAAGACCTCTCACAACTAATCTTTATCCTTCTCCATTTTTACCAATCATCGACATGGCGGAGTTAGCCGCTTATTTAGATTACGTTTCTTGGGACAATTATCCTACTTGGGGAGAACAAGAAGCTCCGTTTCCTCATCCGTTTATCTCGGCGATGCAACAATACAATCGAGGTCTAAAGAATCTTCCGTTTACTGTTATGGAACAAATTTCCGGTTTTCAAGGACACGATTTACTTGGTTATCTTCCGGCTCCCGGACAAACCAAACTTTGGATGAAACATTCCATCATACACGGCTCAAATGCGATTTACTTTTTCAGATATAGAACCGCTCGTTTCGGCCAGGAACAACTTTGTTACGGGATTTTAGATCACGATAAAGAAAAGACGGAACGTTATCACGAGCTTCAAAAAGGGATTCAAGAAATTAACAAATACACGGAGGATTTTACGGAAGAATTATTTCCGGCTGAGGTTGCTGTTGTTCACGATATAGAAAACGCTAGAAACTGGAAACACCAACCGATTTCAACCGGATTAAAATTCTCCCCCGTACCTTGGTCTCAAGTCGGTTACGATATTGAAATGGCGACTTGGTTTTCCGGTATGAACGTGTTAAACGTAAATACCCATTTTCGTCCCGCCTCTAAAATTGATTTCAAAGATTATAAAATTATAATACTTCCTATGTATACAATGGTCAACGAGACTGTTTTTAAACGTTTGGAAGAATTTGTAAAAGAAGGCGGAACTTTGGTTTTAGGTTTTAGAACCGGAGCAAAAGATTTAAACGGATGGATGTACGATTCTCAAATTCCGGGACCGTTTGCGGAAATGGCTGGGGTTAAAGTTCGAAAGTTTGAATCGGTAGGAAATCAAAAAGTCAAATTTCGATTTCGTTTTTTTCCGGGAACCTGTTCTAAAATTTGTGAAATTTTAGAACCTACCACGGCAGAAGTTTGGGCCCGTTATACGGATGGAAAAAAATTCTACAAAGGAAGTCCCGTAATCACTGCAAATCGTTATCATAAAGGAAAAGTCATTTACGTTGGATCTTCTTTAGAACCTTTGAGTTTTGTTCTTCTTTATAGACGTATTTTAAAGGAAGTGAAAATCCCATTCATTTTCTACGGGCCGAACGTTGAGAAAATTTTTAGATCAGGAAGAAAACAAAATTATGAAATCTTTATCAATCATTCCGGAAAGAAAAGTCTTGCAGGTTTAAGAATTTTAGATCCCTATGAAGTTAGAATTCTTTCTAAAAATAAATAA
- a CDS encoding Hsp33 family molecular chaperone HslO, with protein MHNQDSLIYGILPDVHFRYSVAEISYSVTAASNLHNLDDSSTELLARTMIGAFFLADQVKEDTKVSLQIQFNEDSSTHSVLAYSDRQGRMKGVLRERPEEDVEPTKAMEDYSGVMKVFRWKDGACIYQSVVPYLNRSFEENFRNYLNSSEQIICFVTLYIRKNGFHWDVRGILLQSLPEAKEEHIQKIADLSEKIDKNINDFLGKDVFNCLNKIGESTRSAVQILEEGQPEFRCDCSENKIRELIQTLGKEEAMQIVDEVGMIEVTCEFCTSVYRFERAKVTELF; from the coding sequence ATGCACAATCAGGATTCATTGATATACGGAATTTTACCCGATGTTCACTTTCGATATTCAGTCGCCGAAATTTCTTATTCCGTTACGGCGGCTTCCAACTTACATAACTTAGATGATTCAAGTACGGAACTCCTTGCAAGAACTATGATTGGCGCCTTTTTTCTGGCCGACCAAGTTAAAGAAGATACAAAAGTAAGTTTGCAAATTCAGTTTAACGAGGATTCTTCCACACATTCTGTACTTGCTTATAGCGATAGGCAAGGAAGAATGAAAGGAGTTCTCAGAGAAAGACCGGAAGAGGATGTGGAACCGACCAAAGCAATGGAAGATTATTCCGGAGTAATGAAAGTGTTTCGTTGGAAGGACGGTGCTTGTATCTATCAATCCGTAGTTCCCTATCTCAATCGAAGTTTTGAAGAGAATTTTAGAAATTATTTAAATAGTTCGGAACAAATCATCTGTTTCGTGACTCTATATATTCGAAAAAATGGGTTTCACTGGGACGTAAGAGGAATTCTGTTACAGTCATTACCTGAAGCAAAGGAAGAACATATTCAAAAAATTGCAGATCTTTCCGAAAAAATAGATAAAAACATAAACGATTTTTTAGGAAAGGACGTTTTCAATTGTCTGAATAAAATCGGTGAATCAACTCGTTCCGCAGTTCAAATTTTAGAAGAAGGTCAGCCTGAATTTCGTTGTGATTGTTCCGAAAATAAAATAAGGGAATTGATTCAAACGTTAGGGAAGGAAGAGGCAATGCAGATCGTGGACGAAGTTGGAATGATCGAAGTAACTTGCGAATTCTGTACTTCCGTTTATCGTTTTGAAAGAGCAAAGGTAACCGAATTGTTTTGA
- a CDS encoding ribonuclease R family protein — protein MNIKKKQITQKKSNRKKKTFDKSNKTKKERTDGFRENETGKKILKYIQSRAGSVIQFKDLNAKILREENQNSYGKKREKWEFQEKEREILETLKILETEGLIELEKKNILINPNQKLQGTISISKKGDGFVKLSSGIEIFVPSQYTQSAIQGDLVEVRPYGVGKKRRLEGEITEILRRGRDLYRMIVTEKEPKFIFGKLLDIDGEEKEGYILRKTILTDLQEEIQSGDVLIVKLKEETEHEKNLYEVQFLRFESDTKEDLDLMRMLMKYNYNILYPENIILDLPEEVDENTVDDWGSRVDLRNLKCITIDGEYSKDFDDAISFVEEKNRIRFYVHIADVSYYVRPGNDLDEEAYNRATSVYLGSRVVPMLPPELSENLCSLVAGKNRLAFTVEMEADWKGKITHAKYYKSIINVKERYTYNRAESEILSGDSDNWIFRMNEFAKILRAKRIEDGRVDLNLKENKVVTDSEHNVIEIAVQDRLQSHILIEEFMLSANIKVAEYIRKKKHPTLYRVHEAMNEEKIESLNEFLQLNATKTLLKDSSYESIRSVLKELEAKPAERLFNMFLLRTFMQAYYSGEHLGHWGLGFEDYCHFTSPIRRYPDLVCHRVLQNILLSKKPVYTSEEVTTFGLHCSHQERKASDAERDYYKLKACRYLEKTGIKEFSATITGCKPHLIFVDLENPAVDACLLSSEFTDEGEIRLETDFSFYSKKYSKIYTLGDKIEVELDRIDYEEIKIFVKMKKFQKKV, from the coding sequence ATGAATATAAAGAAAAAACAAATAACACAAAAAAAATCTAACAGAAAAAAGAAAACGTTTGATAAGTCCAATAAAACTAAAAAAGAGAGGACCGATGGTTTTCGTGAAAATGAAACAGGAAAAAAAATTCTAAAATACATTCAATCCAGAGCGGGTTCTGTAATTCAATTTAAGGATTTAAACGCGAAAATTCTGAGAGAAGAAAATCAAAATTCTTACGGTAAAAAAAGAGAAAAATGGGAGTTTCAAGAAAAAGAAAGAGAGATATTAGAAACCTTAAAAATTCTTGAAACAGAAGGATTGATCGAATTAGAAAAAAAGAATATTCTTATCAATCCGAATCAAAAACTTCAGGGAACAATTTCCATCAGTAAAAAAGGAGACGGTTTCGTAAAACTTTCTTCAGGAATCGAGATTTTTGTTCCAAGTCAATATACACAATCTGCCATTCAAGGTGATCTCGTGGAAGTTCGTCCTTACGGAGTTGGTAAAAAAAGAAGATTAGAAGGAGAAATCACGGAGATTCTTAGAAGAGGGCGAGACCTTTACAGAATGATCGTCACCGAAAAGGAACCTAAATTTATTTTCGGAAAACTTTTGGATATAGACGGAGAAGAAAAGGAAGGTTATATTCTTCGTAAGACAATTCTTACGGATCTTCAAGAAGAAATTCAATCCGGAGACGTTTTGATAGTTAAATTAAAAGAAGAAACGGAACACGAAAAAAATCTTTACGAGGTTCAGTTTTTACGTTTTGAATCGGATACCAAAGAAGATTTAGATCTGATGAGAATGTTAATGAAATATAATTATAATATTCTTTATCCTGAAAATATAATATTAGATCTTCCTGAAGAAGTGGACGAAAACACCGTGGACGATTGGGGTTCTCGTGTGGATCTTAGGAATCTGAAATGTATTACGATTGATGGAGAGTATTCCAAAGATTTTGACGACGCAATTAGTTTTGTAGAGGAAAAAAATCGGATTCGATTTTACGTACATATCGCGGACGTTTCTTATTACGTAAGACCGGGAAACGATTTAGACGAAGAAGCATACAATCGTGCTACTTCCGTATATTTAGGAAGTAGAGTCGTTCCTATGTTACCTCCTGAGTTGTCCGAAAATCTTTGTTCTTTGGTTGCCGGAAAAAACCGTCTGGCGTTTACCGTGGAGATGGAAGCCGATTGGAAAGGAAAAATCACTCACGCAAAATATTATAAAAGTATAATAAATGTAAAAGAAAGATATACGTATAATCGAGCCGAGTCCGAAATCCTATCTGGGGATTCCGATAATTGGATCTTTAGAATGAACGAGTTTGCCAAAATTCTTAGAGCAAAGAGAATCGAAGACGGAAGAGTGGATTTAAATTTGAAAGAAAATAAGGTGGTCACCGATTCCGAACACAATGTAATAGAAATCGCGGTTCAAGATAGGCTCCAATCGCATATCCTCATAGAGGAATTTATGCTTTCCGCAAATATTAAGGTTGCTGAATATATTCGTAAGAAAAAACATCCAACCTTATATAGAGTTCACGAAGCGATGAACGAGGAAAAAATAGAATCCTTAAACGAATTTCTTCAATTAAACGCCACTAAAACCTTACTCAAAGATTCTAGTTACGAATCCATTCGTTCGGTTCTAAAAGAGTTGGAGGCAAAACCTGCGGAAAGATTGTTTAACATGTTTTTATTAAGAACCTTTATGCAGGCTTATTATTCCGGAGAACATTTAGGACATTGGGGTTTGGGATTCGAAGACTACTGTCATTTTACGTCTCCAATTCGAAGGTATCCCGATTTGGTTTGTCATAGGGTTTTACAAAATATTCTTTTAAGTAAAAAACCTGTTTATACTTCTGAAGAAGTGACGACTTTTGGTCTACACTGTTCACATCAGGAACGTAAAGCAAGTGATGCAGAAAGGGACTATTATAAACTCAAAGCGTGTCGTTATTTAGAAAAGACCGGTATCAAAGAATTTTCAGCAACGATTACCGGTTGTAAGCCGCATTTGATTTTTGTGGATCTGGAAAATCCTGCCGTAGACGCTTGTTTACTTTCTTCTGAATTTACGGATGAAGGTGAAATTCGTTTAGAGACGGACTTCTCGTTTTATTCTAAAAAGTATTCTAAGATTTATACTCTTGGAGATAAAATCGAAGTAGAACTGGATCGAATCGACTATGAAGAAATTAAAATCTTTGTAAAAATGAAAAAATTCCAAAAGAAAGTATAG
- a CDS encoding inositol monophosphatase family protein, which translates to MEHPLAPPIDFPLEEVKRRIKSVQSVSGIFIESALKLQKDLKTFSFSTETEERDQIHKADEMMGKFIVEYLRQNFPSDSILSEDHYKHEGNNSFRWVLDPIDGSMNFVRGIPLYCVSIGLEHRESPVAGVVFAPGLNTKYSAILSQGAFKNGLRIDVSSTESLARAMLVPSFPTNRKEILNEVISDITAFISCGRSMRRTGSFVLDTCWVAEGLLDGIWEKGVKLWDTAASSVILMEAGGKLTDFNGKHFLSGNSEVVVSNGKVHSQIVDIMRNVRDSIGRN; encoded by the coding sequence ATGGAACATCCGCTTGCCCCTCCTATTGATTTTCCGTTAGAGGAAGTCAAACGTAGGATCAAATCCGTTCAATCCGTATCCGGTATTTTTATCGAATCGGCTTTGAAACTTCAGAAAGATTTAAAAACTTTCTCTTTTTCAACCGAAACCGAAGAAAGAGATCAGATTCATAAAGCGGATGAAATGATGGGAAAGTTTATCGTAGAATATTTAAGACAAAATTTTCCTTCCGATTCTATTCTCTCCGAAGACCACTACAAACATGAAGGAAATAATTCCTTTCGTTGGGTTTTAGACCCGATCGACGGATCAATGAATTTTGTAAGAGGAATTCCACTTTATTGTGTTTCAATCGGACTCGAACACAGAGAATCTCCGGTTGCCGGAGTCGTATTCGCTCCAGGCCTAAATACAAAATATTCTGCAATCCTCTCTCAAGGCGCATTTAAAAACGGACTTAGAATCGACGTTTCCAGCACAGAATCTCTCGCCCGTGCGATGTTAGTTCCAAGTTTTCCAACAAACAGAAAAGAAATATTAAACGAAGTCATCTCCGATATAACCGCGTTCATCAGCTGCGGCAGATCCATGAGAAGAACCGGTTCTTTCGTTTTAGATACTTGCTGGGTCGCAGAAGGATTGTTAGACGGTATCTGGGAAAAAGGAGTCAAACTCTGGGACACCGCAGCCAGTTCCGTCATTTTGATGGAAGCCGGTGGTAAATTGACCGATTTTAACGGAAAACATTTTCTTTCCGGTAATTCCGAGGTAGTCGTATCCAACGGAAAGGTTCATTCTCAGATTGTGGATATTATGAGAAATGTCCGGGATTCCATCGGAAGAAATTAA
- a CDS encoding LIC_10030 family protein yields MELIQIEELNKILSSISGQNRPHEIFVDNLHTPFLEFEENFILPSTSVYEIDFSAAKEFLLQAEQLIPELIQGCNVLPIPKPKKNSNQLFLVKEIHSSEENQNKKFVFVVSFILTYLGGAPTSMIVKQPMQGKTAAVRTRRIYFSARILPLESFEFQNEVLVDFLTRRYKETEFMIDVDSVSSYNKSQHTYSELFDDVDYSKQISMIHSILNINKEIWKPGKVFEPIDVELHTISSRFLESSQERIFNQFETFRHLIDLLLSPESMTINLMNQEPLHEWLRSFETERGITPSGNMLWKILKRK; encoded by the coding sequence TTGGAACTGATTCAAATTGAAGAATTAAATAAAATTCTCTCTTCCATATCCGGACAAAATCGTCCTCATGAAATTTTTGTAGATAATCTACATACTCCATTTTTAGAATTTGAAGAAAATTTTATTCTTCCATCTACTTCGGTTTATGAAATCGACTTTTCAGCCGCAAAAGAATTTCTTTTACAAGCAGAACAACTCATTCCGGAATTGATTCAAGGATGTAACGTACTTCCAATTCCTAAGCCGAAAAAAAATTCGAACCAACTTTTTTTAGTAAAAGAAATCCATTCTTCAGAAGAAAATCAAAATAAAAAGTTCGTATTTGTAGTAAGCTTTATACTTACGTATTTAGGCGGCGCTCCAACTTCGATGATCGTCAAACAACCTATGCAGGGAAAAACGGCGGCCGTTCGAACTCGGAGAATCTATTTTTCGGCAAGAATTCTTCCCTTAGAATCTTTTGAATTCCAGAACGAGGTCTTGGTAGATTTTTTAACCAGAAGATATAAAGAGACAGAATTTATGATAGATGTCGATTCCGTTTCCTCTTATAACAAATCACAACATACTTATTCTGAACTTTTCGACGACGTAGATTATTCTAAACAGATTTCTATGATCCATTCGATTTTAAACATAAATAAAGAAATTTGGAAGCCAGGCAAGGTTTTTGAACCAATCGATGTGGAACTTCATACGATTAGTTCCAGATTTTTAGAAAGTTCTCAAGAAAGAATTTTCAATCAATTTGAAACCTTCCGGCATTTGATTGATCTTTTATTGTCGCCGGAAAGCATGACCATAAATTTGATGAACCAGGAACCTTTGCACGAATGGCTTCGTTCCTTCGAAACGGAAAGAGGTATAACTCCTTCCGGAAATATGCTTTGGAAAATCCTAAAACGAAAGTAA
- a CDS encoding LIC10025 family lipoprotein yields the protein MKLYENKKNKIGICVFVFLLFFNCVEKKPQQAAYWREYLTYQKSILKEYPDGGIRNALFGNLTSKDELLLQEKDNILSIDFYLQKTNQGFKNVLTTEKIPENVPYQIHAEYFPTSFRDQKTFRMKRKTVTTLPSYSYLDFFHHIDRFQNFLRSDSKLTTVSNAHRYLCSVSHCNSGRGENFSWLLYELDESTKAAYPQFYKRFDKFLNQVSYKITIFKTGEFLSGIELYNEGAKTFLKIPDTFSGYWSKPEILHIRISLYIQVYGLKIDIKNLGYMLRFYSSKNYEKVIGEFSKLPEKKISGRFLKIFPPGIVDWFIPGNMEEYFDQYFILLVEGSEGRGGNKFESESFRNGKNMKVILKSQAEIFRDRFSPFRSSDQKDDQPSFWDVLQETLIEDLY from the coding sequence ATGAAATTGTACGAAAACAAAAAAAATAAAATTGGAATCTGCGTTTTTGTTTTCCTTCTTTTTTTTAATTGTGTGGAAAAAAAACCGCAACAAGCGGCTTATTGGAGAGAATATCTTACATATCAGAAAAGTATTCTTAAGGAGTATCCGGATGGCGGGATTCGAAATGCATTGTTCGGAAATTTGACTTCCAAGGACGAACTTCTTCTACAAGAAAAGGATAATATTCTTTCGATTGATTTTTATCTTCAAAAAACAAACCAAGGATTTAAAAACGTTCTGACGACTGAAAAAATTCCGGAAAACGTTCCCTACCAAATCCATGCAGAATATTTTCCGACTTCGTTTCGGGATCAAAAGACGTTTCGAATGAAACGTAAAACGGTTACAACTCTTCCTTCTTACAGTTATTTAGATTTTTTTCATCACATAGATCGATTTCAAAATTTTCTTCGTTCCGATTCTAAACTGACTACGGTTTCAAATGCACATCGTTATCTTTGTTCTGTTTCTCATTGTAATTCTGGAAGAGGAGAAAATTTTTCTTGGCTTCTTTATGAATTAGATGAATCTACAAAGGCTGCTTACCCTCAGTTTTACAAACGGTTTGATAAATTTCTAAATCAGGTTTCTTATAAAATTACAATCTTTAAAACTGGAGAGTTTTTAAGTGGAATAGAACTTTATAACGAAGGGGCAAAAACTTTTTTAAAAATTCCGGATACTTTTTCCGGTTATTGGAGTAAGCCAGAAATTCTTCATATTCGTATTTCATTATATATTCAAGTTTATGGACTTAAGATAGACATTAAAAATTTAGGATATATGCTTCGTTTTTATTCCTCTAAAAATTATGAAAAGGTTATTGGAGAATTTTCTAAATTACCGGAAAAGAAAATCAGCGGACGTTTTCTGAAAATTTTTCCACCCGGAATTGTGGATTGGTTCATTCCTGGAAATATGGAAGAATACTTTGATCAGTATTTTATTCTTCTTGTAGAAGGAAGTGAAGGTAGGGGAGGTAATAAATTTGAATCCGAATCGTTTCGAAACGGAAAGAATATGAAAGTAATTTTAAAATCCCAAGCTGAAATTTTCAGGGATCGTTTTTCGCCGTTTCGTTCTTCTGATCAAAAAGACGACCAACCTTCTTTTTGGGATGTATTACAGGAAACTTTAATTGAAGATTTATATTAA
- the tsaB gene encoding tRNA (adenosine(37)-N6)-threonylcarbamoyltransferase complex dimerization subunit type 1 TsaB, whose translation MKRILFFDATNQWILVESFRLNPNGELETIASYSGIHPRESSKLLIQELKSVLQKSDWKTPDLIISALGPGSFTGLRIAVATARNLSQLWKIPAIGFDSLNIYTSFYHQEAGDPVIVGIEAKQKKIYFGMEDNRGFFGSIDIKPEDIISKIPEDRLQTFLTSQRYSDHPDFFSGNPILENLPSALALLNQNINLIQEALDFPDRFPYWKLAPNYVRGTYVDDKSTI comes from the coding sequence ATGAAAAGGATTTTATTTTTTGATGCGACCAATCAATGGATTTTAGTGGAATCTTTTCGTTTAAATCCGAACGGAGAATTAGAAACGATCGCTTCCTATTCTGGAATTCATCCCAGAGAATCTTCCAAACTTCTCATTCAAGAATTAAAAAGTGTTCTTCAAAAGTCGGATTGGAAAACCCCGGACTTGATCATAAGCGCTTTAGGCCCAGGTTCTTTTACCGGACTTAGAATTGCGGTTGCAACCGCCAGAAATTTATCTCAACTTTGGAAAATTCCAGCGATAGGATTTGATAGTTTAAACATTTATACTTCGTTCTATCATCAAGAAGCTGGGGATCCTGTGATCGTAGGAATAGAAGCAAAACAGAAAAAAATTTATTTTGGAATGGAAGATAACAGAGGTTTTTTCGGCTCGATTGATATTAAACCGGAAGATATTATCAGTAAAATTCCAGAAGATCGTTTGCAAACTTTTTTAACGTCTCAAAGGTATTCGGATCATCCAGATTTTTTTTCTGGAAATCCTATATTGGAAAATTTACCTTCCGCATTAGCTTTATTGAATCAAAATATAAACTTGATTCAGGAGGCTTTGGATTTTCCGGATCGATTCCCTTATTGGAAACTCGCACCTAACTACGTACGCGGAACCTATGTTGACGATAAGTCAACGATTTAG
- a CDS encoding urate hydroxylase PuuD: MDGIALFTSQGLYFIFKWIHFLAGVAWIGLLWYINFVQGSFFAETDADTKKKATQQLVPRVLWWFRWGAMFTFLSGWCMIIHQIINGATLSSGQWLVVILGGGLLGSLMWFNVWFVIWPAQKVVIASAKGETTENPAPRAARGLLASRTNTLLSIPMLFLMGAARNLSISFDVTSAKAHTFLGLILGILAIVEINALTATPESTTFKPIKTVKGVITSGFILCLIIYVLLEALL, translated from the coding sequence ATGGACGGAATCGCTCTTTTTACAAGTCAAGGCTTGTATTTCATTTTTAAATGGATCCATTTTCTCGCAGGTGTTGCATGGATCGGGTTACTTTGGTACATTAATTTTGTACAAGGTTCTTTCTTTGCGGAAACTGACGCGGATACAAAGAAAAAAGCGACTCAACAATTGGTTCCAAGAGTTCTTTGGTGGTTTCGTTGGGGTGCGATGTTCACTTTCCTTAGCGGCTGGTGTATGATCATTCATCAAATTATAAACGGAGCTACTCTTTCTAGCGGTCAATGGCTTGTGGTGATTTTAGGCGGCGGATTACTCGGTTCTTTGATGTGGTTTAACGTTTGGTTTGTAATTTGGCCTGCGCAAAAAGTTGTAATTGCATCTGCAAAAGGAGAGACTACGGAAAATCCGGCTCCTCGCGCTGCAAGAGGTCTTTTAGCTTCTAGAACAAATACTTTACTTTCTATTCCAATGTTGTTTTTAATGGGAGCAGCAAGAAATCTTTCTATTTCTTTTGATGTAACTAGCGCTAAAGCTCATACGTTTTTAGGACTGATTTTAGGAATTCTTGCAATTGTAGAAATCAACGCGTTAACCGCAACACCGGAAAGCACTACTTTTAAACCAATCAAAACAGTTAAAGGTGTAATTACTTCCGGATTTATTCTTTGTTTAATTATCTACGTTTTACTTGAGGCTCTTCTTTAA
- a CDS encoding c-type cytochrome → MKIGKNRGGFSRLLTICIFSILILANCKEDENLSPEQKMISQGKGLYITNCSSCHNQNPALDGAVGPAVRGSNFELLKARIVEGTYPSGYTPKRTSKVMNRLPLNDEQIRSIEAFLNIP, encoded by the coding sequence ATGAAGATCGGTAAAAATCGGGGCGGGTTTTCCCGCCTTTTGACTATTTGTATTTTTTCGATTCTTATTTTAGCGAATTGTAAAGAAGACGAAAATCTTTCTCCGGAGCAAAAAATGATTTCTCAAGGGAAAGGATTGTATATTACAAATTGTTCCTCTTGCCACAATCAAAATCCCGCCTTAGACGGTGCTGTTGGACCTGCGGTTAGAGGATCAAATTTTGAATTATTAAAAGCGAGAATTGTAGAAGGAACGTATCCTTCCGGTTATACTCCCAAACGTACGAGCAAGGTTATGAACAGGTTGCCTTTAAACGACGAACAGATCCGTAGTATAGAAGCTTTTTTGAATATACCTTAA